The genome window TTTAGGATATTTAGGTAAGAAAAACAGAAGTGATACAGATCATTTGTCTTATTTATATGGGATGTTTTCACAGCGAATGCCCAAAGGGTATATTCCAATTGGTCGAGATCCTGGTGGTAATTTAATTTTAATAAATTTAGACTCGGGAAAAATTTATTTTTGGGACCACGAGTTTGAGCCGGAAGAAGATGAGTTAGATACCAGAAATATTTATTATATAAATGATGGATTTAATGATTTTATTGAATGTCTAGAATAATGCATTTACAGGTTGAGTTTTGAAAATACTGCTTGACTCACTTCTTGAAGAGAAAATAATCATTAGTATTTTTTTGGCGAAAAGACAGGTAATTGGAATAACACGTTGGGTCATGATTCTATTGATCTATAGAAAGTAGTAAAGGAAAAAACAATGGTAACAACTAATGATGTAAGAAGTTTTATTAGAACAGAATTTTATGTCAATTATTGAGTAGAGTTATCTCAACTTTGCAGTTAGATG of Xylocopilactobacillus apicola contains these proteins:
- a CDS encoding SMI1/KNR4 family protein, with translation MNILNTNGVISEKDIENFEKKIGRILPKEYRDFLKEYNGGTLESKNVFCFYDKNREKKDKSTLRLLGYLGKKNRSDTDHLSYLYGMFSQRMPKGYIPIGRDPGGNLILINLDSGKIYFWDHEFEPEEDELDTRNIYYINDGFNDFIECLE